A genomic region of Macaca mulatta isolate MMU2019108-1 chromosome 5, T2T-MMU8v2.0, whole genome shotgun sequence contains the following coding sequences:
- the LOC704010 gene encoding 14-3-3 protein theta → MEKTELIQKAKLAEQAERYDDMATCMKAVTEQGAELSNEELNLLSVDCKNVVGGRRSAWRVISSIEQKTDTSDKKLQLIKDYREKVESELRSICTTVLELLDKYLIANATNPESKVFYLKMKGDYFRYLAEVACGDDRKQTIDNSQGAYQEAFDISKKEMQPTHPIRLGLALNFSVFYYEILNNPELACTLAKTAFDEAIAELDTLNEDSYKDSTLIMQLLRDNLTLWTSDSAGEECDAAEGAEN, encoded by the coding sequence ATGGAGAAGACTGAGCTGATCCAGAAGGCCAAGCTGGCCGAGCAGGCCGAGCGCTACGACGACATGGCCACCTGCATGAAGGCAGTGACCGAGCAGGGCGCCGAGCTGTCCAACGAGGAGCTCAATCTGCTCTCCGTGGACTGCAAGAACGTGGTCGGGGGCCGCAGGTCCGCCTGGAGGGTCATCTCGAGCATCGAGCAGAAGACCGACACCTCCGACAAGAAGTTGCAGCTGATTAAGGACTATCGGGAGAAAGTGGAGTCCGAGCTGAGATCCATCTGCACCACGGTCCTGGAATTGTTGGATAAATATTTAATAGCCAATGCAACTAATCCAGAGAGTAAGGTCTTCTATCTGAAAATGAAGGGTGATTACTTCCGGTACCTTGCTGAAGTTGCATGTGGTGATGATCGAAAACAAACGATAGATAATTCCCAAGGAGCTTACCAAGAGGCATTTGATATAAGCAAGAAAGAGATGCAACCCACACACCCAATCCGCCTGGGGCTTGCTcttaacttttctgtattttactaTGAGATTCTTAATAACCCAGAGCTTGCCTGCACGCTGGCTAAAACGGCTTTTGATGAGGCCATTGCTGAACTTGATACACTGAATGAAGACTCATACAAAGACAGCACCCTCATCATGCAGTTGCTTAGAGACAACCTAACACTTTGGACATCAGACAGTGCAGGAGAAGAATGTGATGCGGCAGAAGGGGCTGAAAACTAA